A window of Macrotis lagotis isolate mMagLag1 chromosome 1, bilby.v1.9.chrom.fasta, whole genome shotgun sequence genomic DNA:
GAATTTCTCCTCATGGGGCTCTCTCAACATCTGGAGCAACAGATAATTCTTTTTGGCCTATTTTTGACAATATACCTTGTGACAGTGGTGGGGAATCTTCTCATTATTTTGGTTATCTTCTCTGACTCCCACCTCCACACTCCTATGTATTTCTTCCTGGCCAACTTCTCTTTCACTGATGTATGTTTGTCTTCTACCACAGTGCCCAAGATGTTATTCAACATTCAAACTCATAGTCAAACTATTCCCTATAGTGGGTGTCTTGCCCAGATCTTCTTCTTCCTGTGGTTCATTGGATTAGATGTCTTCCTTCTAGGGGTTATGGCATATGACCGACTAGTAGCTATCTGTCACCCTCTCCATTATACTATTCTCATGAGGCCCCAACGCTGTTTTCTGCTGGTGGCTGGGTCATTGGTCTTGGCTTGCTTATATTCCTTGACTCACACCATCCTCCTAGCTCAATTACCCTTCTGTAATGATAATACTATACCCCATTTCTTCTGTGAGCTCCTCCCTTTGATGAAACTGTCCTGTTCCCAACCTTATGCTAACCAG
This region includes:
- the LOC141497414 gene encoding olfactory receptor 1G1-like, with translation MDRGNQTRISEFLLMGLSQHLEQQIILFGLFLTIYLVTVVGNLLIILVIFSDSHLHTPMYFFLANFSFTDVCLSSTTVPKMLFNIQTHSQTIPYSGCLAQIFFFLWFIGLDVFLLGVMAYDRLVAICHPLHYTILMRPQRCFLLVAGSLVLACLYSLTHTILLAQLPFCNDNTIPHFFCELLPLMKLSCSQPYANQHVLMYWGGALTILIPLMILISYVRIVATILRVPSVKGKCKAFSTCGSHLTAVCLFYVAAIGVYFIPFEADSAGKDRLAAVMYSVVTPMLNPFIYSLRNRDMKEALGRLLRRKSLLFL